A genome region from Micromonospora peucetia includes the following:
- a CDS encoding DUF397 domain-containing protein, translating to MTALDLTLAQWRTSTRSVGNGNCVEVAAAGDRVAVRDSKDRPGPVLAFPSPAWRAFVTGIDGVRPD from the coding sequence ATGACCGCGCTCGACCTGACCCTGGCCCAGTGGCGCACCAGCACCCGCAGCGTGGGCAACGGCAACTGTGTGGAGGTCGCCGCCGCCGGGGACCGGGTCGCGGTCCGGGACAGCAAGGACCGGCCCGGCCCGGTGCTGGCCTTCCCGTCGCCGGCCTGGCGGGCCTTCGTCACCGGCATCGACGGGGTACGCCCCGACTGA
- a CDS encoding PP2C family protein-serine/threonine phosphatase — protein MTLKLRSVGTSDRGLIRSGNQDALHAGTWLVAVADGMGGMAAGDLASAIAIDAVAPLDLETPEHALVAALQNGIQLATERIHQAVAEDQERQGMGTTLTALLFARTGSCLALAHVGDSRAYLFREGVLKQITRDDTFVQMLVDQGVITPDQASSHPRRAVVTQALQGEEVSPAYSTMVPWAGDRWLLCSDGLSNVVRPDTLAEVLAEQPDRADCARRLIDLALRAGGPDNVTVVVADVVEE, from the coding sequence ATGACCCTGAAGCTGCGTTCCGTGGGAACGAGCGACCGTGGGCTGATCCGCAGCGGCAACCAGGACGCCCTGCACGCCGGCACCTGGCTCGTCGCCGTCGCCGACGGCATGGGCGGGATGGCGGCCGGCGACCTGGCCAGCGCGATCGCCATCGACGCGGTCGCTCCGCTGGACCTGGAGACCCCGGAGCACGCGCTGGTGGCCGCACTGCAGAACGGCATCCAGTTGGCCACCGAGCGGATCCACCAGGCGGTTGCCGAGGATCAGGAGCGGCAGGGCATGGGCACCACCCTGACCGCCCTGCTCTTCGCCCGTACGGGCAGCTGCCTGGCCCTCGCCCACGTCGGCGACTCCCGTGCCTACCTGTTCCGGGAAGGCGTGCTCAAGCAGATCACCCGGGACGACACGTTCGTGCAGATGCTCGTCGACCAGGGGGTGATCACCCCCGACCAGGCCAGCAGCCACCCCCGCCGCGCCGTGGTCACCCAGGCGTTGCAGGGCGAGGAGGTCTCCCCGGCGTACTCGACGATGGTGCCGTGGGCCGGGGACCGCTGGCTGCTGTGCAGCGACGGGCTGTCCAACGTCGTCCGCCCGGACACCCTCGCCGAGGTGCTCGCCGAGCAGCCGGACCGCGCGGACTGCGCCCGCCGGCTGATCGACCTGGCGCTGCGCGCCGGTGGGCCGGACAACGTCACGGTGGTCGTCGCCGACGTCGTGGAGGAGTGA
- the hrpB gene encoding ATP-dependent helicase HrpB yields the protein MLSDVPLDLPVRPVLPELVAALRGTGAGVLVAPPGTGKTTLAPLAVADEVSGRVLVAQPRRVAARAAARRMAALLGERVGERVGYAVRGERRSGPRTRVEVVTTGLLLRRLHRDPELAGTGAVLLDECHERQLDADLALAFTVEARAALRPDLWLLAMSATPEADRFAALLGGGGGPAPIVRASSALHPVTRIWAPPPRPVAASGAGPVDRGLLDHVAATVRRALREHAGDVLVFLPGAGEIAAVASRLADLRDTVAVLPLHGRQRGADQDAALRPADRRRVVLATAVAESSLTVPGVRVVVDAGLSRVARMDLARGLGALVTVGVSRAAATQRAGRAGREAPGQVYRCWSAATHERLAAQPEPEIATADLTGFALELAAWGSPDGVGLALPDPPPAAAMTVARDTLTTLGALDADGRITDRGRAIAAVGAHPRLARALLDGAGRVGPDRAAEVVAVLAEDTAAGPGDDLTAAWRRLRAGADPGATARWRSEVRRLRAALPEAPSASARQSGRDRLTDDLAAGLLVGLAHPERLARARRPGGSAYLMSGGTAAELAPGSGLAGADWLAVAVADRSPGAPTARVRLATPLDEATAREAGGPLLRTEREVGWSGEDVVAREVVRLGAIELVERPLTRPDPAEVAAALLAGLRRTGLGLLTWTPAARALRERLAFCRHALGGDWPDVGDEALLSAAPAWLGPELARARRRADLARIDVTGALRRLLPWAVAARLDEVAPERITVPSGSRIRLDYADPAAPVLAVKLQETFGWRDAPRVAAGRVPVLLHLLSPAGRPVAVTADLASFWRTGYPQVRGELRGRYPRHPWPEDPTTAPPTRHATPRRR from the coding sequence GTGCTCTCGGACGTACCCCTCGACCTGCCCGTACGGCCGGTGCTGCCGGAGTTGGTCGCGGCGCTGCGCGGGACCGGCGCCGGGGTGCTGGTCGCCCCGCCGGGAACCGGCAAGACCACCCTCGCCCCGCTGGCCGTGGCCGACGAGGTTTCCGGTCGGGTGCTGGTCGCCCAGCCGCGCCGGGTGGCCGCCCGCGCGGCAGCGCGCCGGATGGCCGCGCTGCTCGGCGAGCGGGTCGGCGAGCGGGTCGGGTACGCCGTGCGCGGCGAACGCCGCAGCGGGCCGCGAACCCGGGTCGAGGTGGTCACCACCGGGCTGCTCCTCCGACGGTTGCACCGCGATCCCGAGCTGGCCGGCACCGGTGCCGTGCTGCTCGACGAGTGCCACGAGCGCCAGCTCGACGCCGATCTGGCGCTCGCGTTCACCGTGGAGGCCCGGGCCGCGCTGCGCCCCGACCTCTGGCTGCTGGCGATGTCGGCCACGCCCGAGGCGGACCGGTTCGCCGCGCTGCTCGGCGGCGGGGGCGGCCCCGCGCCGATCGTCCGGGCGTCCTCGGCCCTGCACCCGGTGACCCGGATCTGGGCGCCGCCGCCCCGGCCGGTGGCCGCATCCGGCGCCGGCCCGGTCGACCGGGGCCTGCTGGACCACGTCGCGGCGACGGTACGCCGGGCGCTGCGCGAGCACGCCGGGGACGTGCTGGTCTTCCTGCCCGGGGCCGGCGAGATCGCCGCCGTCGCCAGCCGGCTGGCCGACCTGCGCGACACGGTCGCCGTCCTTCCGCTGCACGGCCGGCAGCGCGGCGCCGACCAGGACGCGGCCCTGCGCCCGGCCGACCGGCGGCGGGTGGTGCTGGCCACGGCGGTGGCCGAGAGCAGCCTGACCGTGCCGGGTGTCCGGGTGGTGGTGGACGCGGGGCTGTCCCGGGTCGCCCGGATGGATCTGGCCCGTGGACTGGGTGCGCTGGTCACCGTCGGCGTGTCCCGGGCGGCGGCCACCCAGCGGGCCGGCCGGGCGGGCCGGGAGGCGCCCGGGCAGGTCTACCGCTGCTGGTCGGCGGCCACCCACGAGCGGCTGGCCGCGCAACCGGAGCCGGAGATCGCCACCGCGGACCTGACCGGCTTCGCCCTGGAGTTGGCCGCCTGGGGGTCGCCGGACGGCGTGGGACTGGCCCTGCCGGATCCGCCCCCGGCGGCGGCGATGACGGTGGCCCGGGACACCCTCACCACCCTCGGCGCGCTCGACGCGGACGGCCGGATCACCGACCGGGGCCGGGCGATTGCCGCCGTCGGGGCGCATCCCCGGCTGGCCCGGGCGCTGCTCGACGGGGCCGGCCGGGTGGGACCGGACCGGGCGGCGGAGGTGGTGGCGGTGCTCGCCGAGGACACCGCCGCCGGGCCGGGCGACGACCTGACCGCCGCCTGGCGCCGGCTCCGTGCGGGCGCGGACCCGGGTGCCACCGCCCGCTGGCGCTCGGAGGTACGCCGGCTGCGCGCCGCCCTGCCCGAGGCACCCTCGGCGTCGGCGAGGCAGTCCGGCCGGGACCGGCTGACCGACGACCTGGCCGCCGGGTTGCTGGTCGGGCTGGCCCACCCGGAGCGGCTGGCCCGGGCTCGGCGGCCGGGCGGCTCGGCGTACCTGATGAGCGGCGGGACCGCGGCGGAGCTGGCGCCCGGGTCGGGGTTGGCCGGTGCCGACTGGCTGGCGGTCGCGGTGGCGGACCGTTCCCCCGGCGCGCCGACCGCCCGGGTTCGGCTGGCCACCCCGCTCGACGAGGCGACCGCCCGGGAGGCGGGCGGGCCGCTGCTGCGCACCGAGCGGGAGGTCGGCTGGTCCGGCGAGGACGTGGTGGCCCGGGAGGTGGTGCGGCTGGGCGCGATCGAGCTGGTCGAGCGACCGCTCACCCGGCCCGATCCGGCGGAGGTGGCGGCGGCCCTGCTGGCCGGCCTGCGTCGTACCGGCCTCGGGTTGCTGACCTGGACCCCGGCGGCGCGGGCGCTGCGCGAGCGGCTGGCGTTCTGCCGGCACGCGCTCGGCGGCGACTGGCCCGACGTGGGCGACGAGGCGCTGCTCTCCGCCGCGCCCGCCTGGCTGGGCCCGGAGCTGGCCCGCGCCCGCCGCCGCGCCGACCTGGCCCGGATCGACGTGACCGGGGCGCTGCGCCGGCTGCTGCCGTGGGCAGTGGCGGCCCGGTTGGACGAGGTGGCGCCGGAGCGGATCACCGTGCCGAGCGGGTCGCGGATCAGGCTCGACTACGCCGACCCGGCGGCGCCGGTGCTCGCGGTGAAGCTCCAGGAGACCTTCGGATGGCGGGACGCGCCACGGGTCGCCGCCGGCCGGGTGCCGGTGCTGCTGCACCTGCTCTCGCCGGCCGGGCGGCCGGTGGCGGTCACCGCCGACCTGGCGTCCTTCTGGCGAACCGGCTATCCGCAGGTACGGGGGGAGCTGCGCGGGCGCTACCCGCGCCATCCGTGGCCGGAGGACCCGACCACGGCCCCGCCCACCCGGCACGCCACCCCGCGCCGACGCTGA
- a CDS encoding helix-turn-helix domain-containing protein, with translation MTASPTVRRRRIARELRQLRERAGMTLDVAARQLDMSKSNLSRIENAQIGIKPRDVRAALALYEVTGADAEALIEIARGAQQRGWWQSYSDVLPEWFEFYVGLEAEAATLRTYEVEAVPGLLQTEAYAREVFRRTAGEDGIERKVAARLHRQNVLHSDNPVELSVVLNEAVLCRPVGGTAVMADQMAHLAKISQLPNVTLQVLPFTAGGHPAMNAPYVVLTFSDVADAAVVYLENLTMGLALEEVGQVRGYSLVHEELCRMALGPEASLTRLMEASRYFA, from the coding sequence GTGACCGCGAGCCCCACCGTCCGCCGCCGCCGCATCGCCCGGGAACTCCGCCAGTTGCGCGAGCGCGCCGGCATGACCCTGGACGTCGCCGCCCGGCAACTGGACATGTCCAAGAGCAACCTGTCCCGCATCGAGAACGCCCAGATCGGCATCAAGCCGCGCGACGTCCGGGCCGCGCTGGCGCTGTACGAGGTGACCGGGGCGGATGCCGAGGCGCTGATCGAGATAGCCCGCGGGGCGCAGCAGCGCGGCTGGTGGCAGAGCTACAGCGACGTCCTGCCCGAGTGGTTCGAGTTCTACGTCGGGCTGGAGGCGGAGGCGGCGACGCTGCGGACGTACGAGGTCGAGGCGGTGCCCGGGTTGCTCCAGACCGAGGCGTACGCACGGGAGGTGTTCCGGCGCACCGCGGGCGAGGACGGCATCGAGCGCAAGGTCGCCGCGCGGCTGCACCGGCAGAACGTGCTGCACAGCGACAATCCGGTCGAGTTGTCCGTCGTGCTCAACGAGGCGGTGCTCTGTCGCCCGGTCGGCGGCACCGCCGTGATGGCCGACCAGATGGCCCACCTCGCGAAGATCTCTCAACTACCGAACGTAACCCTCCAGGTACTTCCGTTCACGGCCGGCGGGCACCCGGCGATGAACGCCCCGTACGTCGTGTTGACGTTTTCCGATGTCGCCGACGCGGCCGTGGTTTACCTGGAAAACCTCACGATGGGGCTGGCTCTGGAGGAGGTCGGCCAGGTGCGCGGGTATAGCCTTGTGCACGAGGAGCTGTGCCGGATGGCACTCGGTCCGGAGGCGTCTCTGACGCGCCTGATGGAGGCTTCTCGTTACTTTGCGTGA
- a CDS encoding GOLPH3/VPS74 family protein, with protein MGEDRLLIADEFFLITHNDSRGKAKLHPTATGLGLAGGLLGELVLHGHVAVSSGLVTVVDRRPPGDALAHTVLDQLVGEAQQHSVRTWLSFLAQTAAASVRERLVRAGVLRRQETRRLLRTTVSYPPIDLNAVAWPATRLRALLDRPAPPSVPDGLLLGLVVAVGLSREVLWSAGPRAHHRLNVLIPALPPPLRELVAHTEAAVGAAVLRGAG; from the coding sequence GTGGGGGAGGACCGGTTGCTCATCGCCGACGAGTTCTTCCTGATCACCCACAACGACAGTAGGGGCAAGGCGAAGCTGCACCCGACGGCGACCGGCCTCGGCCTCGCCGGAGGGCTGCTCGGTGAACTGGTCCTGCACGGACATGTCGCCGTCTCCTCCGGGCTCGTCACGGTGGTCGACCGCCGACCGCCGGGGGACGCGCTGGCGCACACCGTGCTCGACCAGTTGGTCGGCGAGGCGCAGCAGCATTCGGTGCGCACCTGGTTGAGCTTCCTGGCGCAGACCGCCGCCGCCTCGGTGCGGGAGCGGCTGGTCAGGGCGGGAGTGCTGCGCCGGCAGGAGACCCGGCGGCTGCTCCGGACCACCGTCAGCTATCCGCCGATCGACCTCAACGCGGTGGCCTGGCCGGCCACCCGGCTGCGCGCGCTGCTCGACCGGCCGGCCCCGCCAAGCGTGCCTGACGGGCTGCTGCTGGGTCTGGTCGTCGCCGTCGGGCTGAGCCGCGAGGTGCTGTGGAGCGCCGGTCCCCGGGCGCACCACCGGCTGAACGTGCTCATCCCGGCGCTGCCCCCGCCACTGCGGGAGCTCGTGGCGCACACCGAGGCGGCGGTCGGCGCCGCCGTGCTGCGCGGTGCCGGCTGA